The following coding sequences lie in one Musa acuminata AAA Group cultivar baxijiao chromosome BXJ1-8, Cavendish_Baxijiao_AAA, whole genome shotgun sequence genomic window:
- the LOC103994770 gene encoding protein PHYTOCHROME-DEPENDENT LATE-FLOWERING isoform X3, giving the protein MYSRVRDYRDHISEQGTATTSFVMPVLRKVRLRMSLENVIKDMPFIADDSWTYSDLMEVEARILKVLQPRLCLDPTPMLDRLCKDPSATKLNLSFGRKRKLQQIAEVTVTANNQNLGKSICTDRKPGNPNCGQGGAGTSVCNASLQQVYENISMQHGSSGVPSFRRNNVGHEATRQTLPLHSEFKLQPAINSSAIAEDRAAGLPSNFSGVNAKISLAQNMISSYADTAGSNSASSLKRENPDAQLTPLAAMKRPKQTPVRLDDIQQQQQTGPPLVGLTGTDMQWKNQLPHSHPDIKGIQHSSTWGGQRHTLSVMNNVPNNEPGAPFFNQQGLRYGANEEHLDRQGTERPKEALPTLDSDNSVLDLQQLRAQHLRQHSSMRNHPPTAVEWQNGRPITEDIVKDDVHQRRISVPSPRVPSGPMVQSPMSSKLGEISSGSLAGQFSGVRTVSVLGVQKDKLTAITNASVSNMNVPLAANSPSTAAAPMGDQVILERFVKIGVVAQRHQLNVKKNKVDHYSARETVQYSTQQLAFYLSDSFNCEDYTDHTKPMSRSLIGGSTTTCKARSMSFMRNEEMYQVPTRLLMTEKPFDGTVSMQYGFMDDSVIHDYQLTLPTNHHADLLAAQFGLLMERDGYQKTDDQIRPIPIRMVAPNKLAPVSGMLLDNTASQMKQPELATGQPLQVAAPAMANGMVPMNVSQNPSNHARMLTSVNNSQALGISQGYIPGTAIPTRMQQVDQYLFQQQQQQPPWQQQQLQPTTQSRLQQQQKLPFTHVHTSSPPLTTNPLSQIMNQTSNLPMSTNQMVKPSPLQLQMLQQQAGQQQQPQISRKVMLGINQNISMGNVGNNVMSLGLSNVLGIGGPHGVSSPTGSISGSGNISPHEMNLASASNFSPGLRPSSLSHAQAATAAVAIKLRMAQQNRAGPYGQSGIAGIPGNTNQMLPSSAGLPVLGALNRANLSSLQLNAMLPMGPPKLSGANFYLNPQQQLQHQQLQQQQQHQMQQVSSPLQQPQVGSPPMVGSPSVMVMQHQHISPQQLSQQTAMSPQQLSSGAFQPTNNSGNPVAGPASPQLSSQTHGSVGSITSSPHGSASRCK; this is encoded by the exons ATGTACTCAAGG GTACGGGATTATAGAGATCACATATCTGAACAAGGAACTGCTACCACATCCTTTGTCATGCCAGTTTTACGTAAAGTACGGTTAAGGATGTCACTGGAAAATGTCATTAAGGACATGCCTTTTATAGCTGATGATTCTTGGACCTACAGTGACCTAATG GAAGTGGAGGCACGTATTCTCAAAGTTCTGCAACCGCGTCTTTGTTTAGACCCTACACCAATGTTGGATAGGCTTTGTAAAGACCCTAGTGCTACCAAG CTGAATCTTAGTTTTGGAAGAAAGAGGAAACTGCAGCAAATTGCTGAGGTGACTGTTACAGCCAATAACCAAAACCTTGGGAAAAGTATTTGCACTGATAGGAAACCTGGGAATCCTAACTGTGGACAGGGAGGTGCGGGAACTTCAGTGTGCAATGCATCACTTCAACAAGTTTATGAGAATATTTCCATGCAACATGGATCAAGTGGGGTTCCATCCTTCAGACGTAACAATGTTGGACATGAAGCCACCAGACAAACTTTGCCTCTGCATTCCGAGTTCAAGCTTCAACCAGCTATCAACTCATCTGCTATTGCAGAGGATCGTGCAGCTGGACTTCCAAGCAACTTTTCTGGAGTTAATGCAAAAATTTCCTTGGCTCAGAACATGATAAGCTCTTATGCTGACACAGCTGGCAGTAACTCTGCTAGTTCTTTGAAGAGGGAGAACCCAGATGCCCAGTTGACACCTTTAGCGGCCATGAAGAGACCAAAGCAGACACCAGTAAGACTAGATGACATCCAGCAGCAACAGCAAACAGGGCCTCCATTGGTTGGCCTTACTGGCACAGATATGCAATGGAAAAACCAACTTCCACATTCACATCCAGACATAAAGGGAATTCAGCACTCTTCTACTTGGGGTGGTCAAAGACATACTTTGTCTGTGATGAATAATGTACCTAATAATGAACCTGGAGCACCTTTCTTCAATCAACAAGGTTTGAGATATGGTGCTAATGAAGAACATTTAGACAGGCAAGGGACTGAGAGGCCTAAAGAGGCTCTGCCGACACTGGACTCAGATAACAGTGTTCTTGATCTGCAGCAGTTACGAGCACAGCATTTGCGACAGCACTCATCTATGAGAAACCATCCTCCAACTGCTGTAGAGTGGCAGAATGGCCGACCAATAACTGAGGACATTGTAAAGGACGATGTGCATCAAAGAAGGATATCAGTGCCCAGTCCACGAGTCCCTTCTGGGCCTATGGTACAGTCACCGATGTCCTCAAAATTGGGGGAGATCTCATCTGGTTCTTTAGCTGGACAGTTCAGTGGTGTTAGAACTGTTTCTGTTTTGGGTGTGCAAAAGGATAAGTTAACAGCAATCACTAATGCCAGTGTTAGTAATATGAATGTGCCACTAGCTGCTAACAGCCCATCAACTGCAGCTGCTCCTATGGGAGATCAAGTCATTCTTGAGCGATTTGTGAAAATTGGTGTGGTGGCCCAGAG ACACCAACTCAATGTCAAGAAGAACAAAGTTGATCATTATTCTGCAAGGGAAACAGTACAGTATTCTACTCAGCAACTTGCATTTTATCTCTCTGATTCATTCAATTGTGAGGACTACACAGACCACACAAAACCCATGTCGAGGTCTCTAATTGGTGGGTCAACTACTACCTGTAAGGCCAGATCAATGAGCTTCATGCGCAATGAAGAGATGTATCAAG TCCCTACGAGGTTGTTAATGACTGAGAAGCCCTTTGATGGCACAGTATCAATGCAGTATGGATTTATGGATGATTCTGTTATTCACGATTACCAACTGACATTACCCACAAAT CACCATGCAGATCTGCTTGCAGCACAGTTTGGTCTACTG ATGGAGCGTGATGGATATCAGAAAACTGATGATCAAATACGACCAATACCAATCCGCATGGTTGCTCCAAACAAATTGGCCCCAGTTTCAGGAATGTTACTAGATAACACTGCATCTCAAATGAAACAACCAGAATTAGCTACTGGTCAGCCACTGCAAGTAGCTGCCCCAGCTATGGCCAATGGCATGGTGCCTATGAATGTTTCCCAGAACCCTTCCAACCATGCAAGGATGCTGACATCTGTAAACAACAGCCAGGCATTGGGGATATCACAAGGTTATATTCCAGGGACTGCTATACCGACCAGGATGCAGCAAGTTGATCAATATTTGtttcaacagcagcagcaacaaccacCATGGCAACAACAGCAGCTGCAGCCCACCACACAATCACGGttgcaacaacaacaaaaacttCCATTCACTCATGTTCACACATCCTCTCCACCGCTCACTACGAATCCACTCTCTCAGATAATGAATCAGACATCAAATCTGCCAATGAGCACTAATCAGATGGTAAAGCCATCACCATTGCAGCTACAGATGCTGCAGCAGCAGGCAGGACAGCAACAGCAGCCACAGATTTCAAGGAAGGTGATGTTGGGGATTAATCAAAATATTAGCATGGGAAATGTGGGAAACAATGTGATGAGTCTTGGTCTGAGCAATGTCTTAGGCATTGGTGGCCCACATGGTGTATCTTCCCCTACAGGGTCTATTTCGGGCTCAGGCAACATTAGTCCTCACGAGATGAACCTTGCATCTGCGTCCAATTTCAGTCCAGGTCTTCGTCCAAGTTCTCTTTCACATGCTCAAGCTGCTACTGCTGCAGTGGCAATAAAGCTGAGGATGGCACAGCAAAATAGAGCAGGGCCATATGGTCAGTCTGGGATTGCTGGTATACCAGGAAATACCAACCAGATGCTTCCCAGCTCAGCAGGCCTGCCTGTGCTGGGTGCACTTAACCGAGCAAATTTGAGCTCTTTACAACTGAATGCAATGCTGCCTATGGGTCCTCCTAAATTATCTGGAGCGAATTTTTACCTAAATCCTCAGCAGCAGCTTCAGCACCAACAAttacagcaacagcagcagcaccaAATGCAACAAGTAAGCTCTCCATTGCAACAGCCACAGGTTGGCTCTCCGCCAATGGTGGGTTCCCCATCAGTGATGGTGATGCAGCATCAGCATATCAGCCCTCAACAACTGAGCCAACAGACTGCAATGAGTCCCCAGCAGTTAAGCTCTGGTGCATTTCAGCCTACTAATAACAGTGGTAATCCAGTGGCTGGACCTGCTAGCCCCCAGTTGAGCTCGCAAACGCATGGGTCTGTTGGTAGCATCACAAGCTCCCCCCATGGATCAGCTTCAAGGTGTAAATAA
- the LOC103994770 gene encoding protein PHYTOCHROME-DEPENDENT LATE-FLOWERING isoform X1: MGISFRLSKSGKRFRPKPILVQEETGPSGEESKESSGVLVGAGSKREVDDTEAANDTGDVFRAEHEVSFTLNLYPKGYSIGKPTEIENCQTLLQDVKPLHPYDKASETLFSAIESGWLPGDILDDIPTKYFDGAIVCQVRDYRDHISEQGTATTSFVMPVLRKVRLRMSLENVIKDMPFIADDSWTYSDLMEVEARILKVLQPRLCLDPTPMLDRLCKDPSATKLNLSFGRKRKLQQIAEVTVTANNQNLGKSICTDRKPGNPNCGQGGAGTSVCNASLQQVYENISMQHGSSGVPSFRRNNVGHEATRQTLPLHSEFKLQPAINSSAIAEDRAAGLPSNFSGVNAKISLAQNMISSYADTAGSNSASSLKRENPDAQLTPLAAMKRPKQTPVRLDDIQQQQQTGPPLVGLTGTDMQWKNQLPHSHPDIKGIQHSSTWGGQRHTLSVMNNVPNNEPGAPFFNQQGLRYGANEEHLDRQGTERPKEALPTLDSDNSVLDLQQLRAQHLRQHSSMRNHPPTAVEWQNGRPITEDIVKDDVHQRRISVPSPRVPSGPMVQSPMSSKLGEISSGSLAGQFSGVRTVSVLGVQKDKLTAITNASVSNMNVPLAANSPSTAAAPMGDQVILERFVKIGVVAQRHQLNVKKNKVDHYSARETVQYSTQQLAFYLSDSFNCEDYTDHTKPMSRSLIGGSTTTCKARSMSFMRNEEMYQVPTRLLMTEKPFDGTVSMQYGFMDDSVIHDYQLTLPTNHHADLLAAQFGLLMERDGYQKTDDQIRPIPIRMVAPNKLAPVSGMLLDNTASQMKQPELATGQPLQVAAPAMANGMVPMNVSQNPSNHARMLTSVNNSQALGISQGYIPGTAIPTRMQQVDQYLFQQQQQQPPWQQQQLQPTTQSRLQQQQKLPFTHVHTSSPPLTTNPLSQIMNQTSNLPMSTNQMVKPSPLQLQMLQQQAGQQQQPQISRKVMLGINQNISMGNVGNNVMSLGLSNVLGIGGPHGVSSPTGSISGSGNISPHEMNLASASNFSPGLRPSSLSHAQAATAAVAIKLRMAQQNRAGPYGQSGIAGIPGNTNQMLPSSAGLPVLGALNRANLSSLQLNAMLPMGPPKLSGANFYLNPQQQLQHQQLQQQQQHQMQQVSSPLQQPQVGSPPMVGSPSVMVMQHQHISPQQLSQQTAMSPQQLSSGAFQPTNNSGNPVAGPASPQLSSQTHGSVGSITSSPHGSASRCK; the protein is encoded by the exons atggGTATATCCTTCAGACTATCGAAGTCCGGGAAGCGGTTCCGGCCGAAGCCGATCTTGGTGCAAGAGGAGACCGGCCCATCCGGCGAGGAATCCAAGGAGAGCTCTGGCGTTCTCGTCGGAGCTGGGTCGAAGCGCGAG GTTGATGATACCGAGGCTGCAAATGACACCGGTGACGTATTTCGAG CAGAGCATGAGGTTTCTTTTACCTTGAACCTTTATCCAAAGGGATACTCCATCGGGAAACCAACCGAG ATAGAGAATTGCCAGACTCTGCTTCAAGATGTTAAGCCATTGCATCCATATGATAAGGCATCGGAGACACTTTTTTCT GCAATTGAGTCAGGGTGGTTACCGGGAGATATTCTTGATGATATACCTACCAAGTACTTTGATGGGGCCATTGTCTGCCAG GTACGGGATTATAGAGATCACATATCTGAACAAGGAACTGCTACCACATCCTTTGTCATGCCAGTTTTACGTAAAGTACGGTTAAGGATGTCACTGGAAAATGTCATTAAGGACATGCCTTTTATAGCTGATGATTCTTGGACCTACAGTGACCTAATG GAAGTGGAGGCACGTATTCTCAAAGTTCTGCAACCGCGTCTTTGTTTAGACCCTACACCAATGTTGGATAGGCTTTGTAAAGACCCTAGTGCTACCAAG CTGAATCTTAGTTTTGGAAGAAAGAGGAAACTGCAGCAAATTGCTGAGGTGACTGTTACAGCCAATAACCAAAACCTTGGGAAAAGTATTTGCACTGATAGGAAACCTGGGAATCCTAACTGTGGACAGGGAGGTGCGGGAACTTCAGTGTGCAATGCATCACTTCAACAAGTTTATGAGAATATTTCCATGCAACATGGATCAAGTGGGGTTCCATCCTTCAGACGTAACAATGTTGGACATGAAGCCACCAGACAAACTTTGCCTCTGCATTCCGAGTTCAAGCTTCAACCAGCTATCAACTCATCTGCTATTGCAGAGGATCGTGCAGCTGGACTTCCAAGCAACTTTTCTGGAGTTAATGCAAAAATTTCCTTGGCTCAGAACATGATAAGCTCTTATGCTGACACAGCTGGCAGTAACTCTGCTAGTTCTTTGAAGAGGGAGAACCCAGATGCCCAGTTGACACCTTTAGCGGCCATGAAGAGACCAAAGCAGACACCAGTAAGACTAGATGACATCCAGCAGCAACAGCAAACAGGGCCTCCATTGGTTGGCCTTACTGGCACAGATATGCAATGGAAAAACCAACTTCCACATTCACATCCAGACATAAAGGGAATTCAGCACTCTTCTACTTGGGGTGGTCAAAGACATACTTTGTCTGTGATGAATAATGTACCTAATAATGAACCTGGAGCACCTTTCTTCAATCAACAAGGTTTGAGATATGGTGCTAATGAAGAACATTTAGACAGGCAAGGGACTGAGAGGCCTAAAGAGGCTCTGCCGACACTGGACTCAGATAACAGTGTTCTTGATCTGCAGCAGTTACGAGCACAGCATTTGCGACAGCACTCATCTATGAGAAACCATCCTCCAACTGCTGTAGAGTGGCAGAATGGCCGACCAATAACTGAGGACATTGTAAAGGACGATGTGCATCAAAGAAGGATATCAGTGCCCAGTCCACGAGTCCCTTCTGGGCCTATGGTACAGTCACCGATGTCCTCAAAATTGGGGGAGATCTCATCTGGTTCTTTAGCTGGACAGTTCAGTGGTGTTAGAACTGTTTCTGTTTTGGGTGTGCAAAAGGATAAGTTAACAGCAATCACTAATGCCAGTGTTAGTAATATGAATGTGCCACTAGCTGCTAACAGCCCATCAACTGCAGCTGCTCCTATGGGAGATCAAGTCATTCTTGAGCGATTTGTGAAAATTGGTGTGGTGGCCCAGAG ACACCAACTCAATGTCAAGAAGAACAAAGTTGATCATTATTCTGCAAGGGAAACAGTACAGTATTCTACTCAGCAACTTGCATTTTATCTCTCTGATTCATTCAATTGTGAGGACTACACAGACCACACAAAACCCATGTCGAGGTCTCTAATTGGTGGGTCAACTACTACCTGTAAGGCCAGATCAATGAGCTTCATGCGCAATGAAGAGATGTATCAAG TCCCTACGAGGTTGTTAATGACTGAGAAGCCCTTTGATGGCACAGTATCAATGCAGTATGGATTTATGGATGATTCTGTTATTCACGATTACCAACTGACATTACCCACAAAT CACCATGCAGATCTGCTTGCAGCACAGTTTGGTCTACTG ATGGAGCGTGATGGATATCAGAAAACTGATGATCAAATACGACCAATACCAATCCGCATGGTTGCTCCAAACAAATTGGCCCCAGTTTCAGGAATGTTACTAGATAACACTGCATCTCAAATGAAACAACCAGAATTAGCTACTGGTCAGCCACTGCAAGTAGCTGCCCCAGCTATGGCCAATGGCATGGTGCCTATGAATGTTTCCCAGAACCCTTCCAACCATGCAAGGATGCTGACATCTGTAAACAACAGCCAGGCATTGGGGATATCACAAGGTTATATTCCAGGGACTGCTATACCGACCAGGATGCAGCAAGTTGATCAATATTTGtttcaacagcagcagcaacaaccacCATGGCAACAACAGCAGCTGCAGCCCACCACACAATCACGGttgcaacaacaacaaaaacttCCATTCACTCATGTTCACACATCCTCTCCACCGCTCACTACGAATCCACTCTCTCAGATAATGAATCAGACATCAAATCTGCCAATGAGCACTAATCAGATGGTAAAGCCATCACCATTGCAGCTACAGATGCTGCAGCAGCAGGCAGGACAGCAACAGCAGCCACAGATTTCAAGGAAGGTGATGTTGGGGATTAATCAAAATATTAGCATGGGAAATGTGGGAAACAATGTGATGAGTCTTGGTCTGAGCAATGTCTTAGGCATTGGTGGCCCACATGGTGTATCTTCCCCTACAGGGTCTATTTCGGGCTCAGGCAACATTAGTCCTCACGAGATGAACCTTGCATCTGCGTCCAATTTCAGTCCAGGTCTTCGTCCAAGTTCTCTTTCACATGCTCAAGCTGCTACTGCTGCAGTGGCAATAAAGCTGAGGATGGCACAGCAAAATAGAGCAGGGCCATATGGTCAGTCTGGGATTGCTGGTATACCAGGAAATACCAACCAGATGCTTCCCAGCTCAGCAGGCCTGCCTGTGCTGGGTGCACTTAACCGAGCAAATTTGAGCTCTTTACAACTGAATGCAATGCTGCCTATGGGTCCTCCTAAATTATCTGGAGCGAATTTTTACCTAAATCCTCAGCAGCAGCTTCAGCACCAACAAttacagcaacagcagcagcaccaAATGCAACAAGTAAGCTCTCCATTGCAACAGCCACAGGTTGGCTCTCCGCCAATGGTGGGTTCCCCATCAGTGATGGTGATGCAGCATCAGCATATCAGCCCTCAACAACTGAGCCAACAGACTGCAATGAGTCCCCAGCAGTTAAGCTCTGGTGCATTTCAGCCTACTAATAACAGTGGTAATCCAGTGGCTGGACCTGCTAGCCCCCAGTTGAGCTCGCAAACGCATGGGTCTGTTGGTAGCATCACAAGCTCCCCCCATGGATCAGCTTCAAGGTGTAAATAA
- the LOC103994770 gene encoding protein PHYTOCHROME-DEPENDENT LATE-FLOWERING isoform X2, producing MGISFRLSKSGKRFRPKPILVQEETGPSGEESKESSGVLVGAGSKREVDDTEAANDTGDVFREHEVSFTLNLYPKGYSIGKPTEIENCQTLLQDVKPLHPYDKASETLFSAIESGWLPGDILDDIPTKYFDGAIVCQVRDYRDHISEQGTATTSFVMPVLRKVRLRMSLENVIKDMPFIADDSWTYSDLMEVEARILKVLQPRLCLDPTPMLDRLCKDPSATKLNLSFGRKRKLQQIAEVTVTANNQNLGKSICTDRKPGNPNCGQGGAGTSVCNASLQQVYENISMQHGSSGVPSFRRNNVGHEATRQTLPLHSEFKLQPAINSSAIAEDRAAGLPSNFSGVNAKISLAQNMISSYADTAGSNSASSLKRENPDAQLTPLAAMKRPKQTPVRLDDIQQQQQTGPPLVGLTGTDMQWKNQLPHSHPDIKGIQHSSTWGGQRHTLSVMNNVPNNEPGAPFFNQQGLRYGANEEHLDRQGTERPKEALPTLDSDNSVLDLQQLRAQHLRQHSSMRNHPPTAVEWQNGRPITEDIVKDDVHQRRISVPSPRVPSGPMVQSPMSSKLGEISSGSLAGQFSGVRTVSVLGVQKDKLTAITNASVSNMNVPLAANSPSTAAAPMGDQVILERFVKIGVVAQRHQLNVKKNKVDHYSARETVQYSTQQLAFYLSDSFNCEDYTDHTKPMSRSLIGGSTTTCKARSMSFMRNEEMYQVPTRLLMTEKPFDGTVSMQYGFMDDSVIHDYQLTLPTNHHADLLAAQFGLLMERDGYQKTDDQIRPIPIRMVAPNKLAPVSGMLLDNTASQMKQPELATGQPLQVAAPAMANGMVPMNVSQNPSNHARMLTSVNNSQALGISQGYIPGTAIPTRMQQVDQYLFQQQQQQPPWQQQQLQPTTQSRLQQQQKLPFTHVHTSSPPLTTNPLSQIMNQTSNLPMSTNQMVKPSPLQLQMLQQQAGQQQQPQISRKVMLGINQNISMGNVGNNVMSLGLSNVLGIGGPHGVSSPTGSISGSGNISPHEMNLASASNFSPGLRPSSLSHAQAATAAVAIKLRMAQQNRAGPYGQSGIAGIPGNTNQMLPSSAGLPVLGALNRANLSSLQLNAMLPMGPPKLSGANFYLNPQQQLQHQQLQQQQQHQMQQVSSPLQQPQVGSPPMVGSPSVMVMQHQHISPQQLSQQTAMSPQQLSSGAFQPTNNSGNPVAGPASPQLSSQTHGSVGSITSSPHGSASRCK from the exons atggGTATATCCTTCAGACTATCGAAGTCCGGGAAGCGGTTCCGGCCGAAGCCGATCTTGGTGCAAGAGGAGACCGGCCCATCCGGCGAGGAATCCAAGGAGAGCTCTGGCGTTCTCGTCGGAGCTGGGTCGAAGCGCGAG GTTGATGATACCGAGGCTGCAAATGACACCGGTGACGTATTTCGAG AGCATGAGGTTTCTTTTACCTTGAACCTTTATCCAAAGGGATACTCCATCGGGAAACCAACCGAG ATAGAGAATTGCCAGACTCTGCTTCAAGATGTTAAGCCATTGCATCCATATGATAAGGCATCGGAGACACTTTTTTCT GCAATTGAGTCAGGGTGGTTACCGGGAGATATTCTTGATGATATACCTACCAAGTACTTTGATGGGGCCATTGTCTGCCAG GTACGGGATTATAGAGATCACATATCTGAACAAGGAACTGCTACCACATCCTTTGTCATGCCAGTTTTACGTAAAGTACGGTTAAGGATGTCACTGGAAAATGTCATTAAGGACATGCCTTTTATAGCTGATGATTCTTGGACCTACAGTGACCTAATG GAAGTGGAGGCACGTATTCTCAAAGTTCTGCAACCGCGTCTTTGTTTAGACCCTACACCAATGTTGGATAGGCTTTGTAAAGACCCTAGTGCTACCAAG CTGAATCTTAGTTTTGGAAGAAAGAGGAAACTGCAGCAAATTGCTGAGGTGACTGTTACAGCCAATAACCAAAACCTTGGGAAAAGTATTTGCACTGATAGGAAACCTGGGAATCCTAACTGTGGACAGGGAGGTGCGGGAACTTCAGTGTGCAATGCATCACTTCAACAAGTTTATGAGAATATTTCCATGCAACATGGATCAAGTGGGGTTCCATCCTTCAGACGTAACAATGTTGGACATGAAGCCACCAGACAAACTTTGCCTCTGCATTCCGAGTTCAAGCTTCAACCAGCTATCAACTCATCTGCTATTGCAGAGGATCGTGCAGCTGGACTTCCAAGCAACTTTTCTGGAGTTAATGCAAAAATTTCCTTGGCTCAGAACATGATAAGCTCTTATGCTGACACAGCTGGCAGTAACTCTGCTAGTTCTTTGAAGAGGGAGAACCCAGATGCCCAGTTGACACCTTTAGCGGCCATGAAGAGACCAAAGCAGACACCAGTAAGACTAGATGACATCCAGCAGCAACAGCAAACAGGGCCTCCATTGGTTGGCCTTACTGGCACAGATATGCAATGGAAAAACCAACTTCCACATTCACATCCAGACATAAAGGGAATTCAGCACTCTTCTACTTGGGGTGGTCAAAGACATACTTTGTCTGTGATGAATAATGTACCTAATAATGAACCTGGAGCACCTTTCTTCAATCAACAAGGTTTGAGATATGGTGCTAATGAAGAACATTTAGACAGGCAAGGGACTGAGAGGCCTAAAGAGGCTCTGCCGACACTGGACTCAGATAACAGTGTTCTTGATCTGCAGCAGTTACGAGCACAGCATTTGCGACAGCACTCATCTATGAGAAACCATCCTCCAACTGCTGTAGAGTGGCAGAATGGCCGACCAATAACTGAGGACATTGTAAAGGACGATGTGCATCAAAGAAGGATATCAGTGCCCAGTCCACGAGTCCCTTCTGGGCCTATGGTACAGTCACCGATGTCCTCAAAATTGGGGGAGATCTCATCTGGTTCTTTAGCTGGACAGTTCAGTGGTGTTAGAACTGTTTCTGTTTTGGGTGTGCAAAAGGATAAGTTAACAGCAATCACTAATGCCAGTGTTAGTAATATGAATGTGCCACTAGCTGCTAACAGCCCATCAACTGCAGCTGCTCCTATGGGAGATCAAGTCATTCTTGAGCGATTTGTGAAAATTGGTGTGGTGGCCCAGAG ACACCAACTCAATGTCAAGAAGAACAAAGTTGATCATTATTCTGCAAGGGAAACAGTACAGTATTCTACTCAGCAACTTGCATTTTATCTCTCTGATTCATTCAATTGTGAGGACTACACAGACCACACAAAACCCATGTCGAGGTCTCTAATTGGTGGGTCAACTACTACCTGTAAGGCCAGATCAATGAGCTTCATGCGCAATGAAGAGATGTATCAAG TCCCTACGAGGTTGTTAATGACTGAGAAGCCCTTTGATGGCACAGTATCAATGCAGTATGGATTTATGGATGATTCTGTTATTCACGATTACCAACTGACATTACCCACAAAT CACCATGCAGATCTGCTTGCAGCACAGTTTGGTCTACTG ATGGAGCGTGATGGATATCAGAAAACTGATGATCAAATACGACCAATACCAATCCGCATGGTTGCTCCAAACAAATTGGCCCCAGTTTCAGGAATGTTACTAGATAACACTGCATCTCAAATGAAACAACCAGAATTAGCTACTGGTCAGCCACTGCAAGTAGCTGCCCCAGCTATGGCCAATGGCATGGTGCCTATGAATGTTTCCCAGAACCCTTCCAACCATGCAAGGATGCTGACATCTGTAAACAACAGCCAGGCATTGGGGATATCACAAGGTTATATTCCAGGGACTGCTATACCGACCAGGATGCAGCAAGTTGATCAATATTTGtttcaacagcagcagcaacaaccacCATGGCAACAACAGCAGCTGCAGCCCACCACACAATCACGGttgcaacaacaacaaaaacttCCATTCACTCATGTTCACACATCCTCTCCACCGCTCACTACGAATCCACTCTCTCAGATAATGAATCAGACATCAAATCTGCCAATGAGCACTAATCAGATGGTAAAGCCATCACCATTGCAGCTACAGATGCTGCAGCAGCAGGCAGGACAGCAACAGCAGCCACAGATTTCAAGGAAGGTGATGTTGGGGATTAATCAAAATATTAGCATGGGAAATGTGGGAAACAATGTGATGAGTCTTGGTCTGAGCAATGTCTTAGGCATTGGTGGCCCACATGGTGTATCTTCCCCTACAGGGTCTATTTCGGGCTCAGGCAACATTAGTCCTCACGAGATGAACCTTGCATCTGCGTCCAATTTCAGTCCAGGTCTTCGTCCAAGTTCTCTTTCACATGCTCAAGCTGCTACTGCTGCAGTGGCAATAAAGCTGAGGATGGCACAGCAAAATAGAGCAGGGCCATATGGTCAGTCTGGGATTGCTGGTATACCAGGAAATACCAACCAGATGCTTCCCAGCTCAGCAGGCCTGCCTGTGCTGGGTGCACTTAACCGAGCAAATTTGAGCTCTTTACAACTGAATGCAATGCTGCCTATGGGTCCTCCTAAATTATCTGGAGCGAATTTTTACCTAAATCCTCAGCAGCAGCTTCAGCACCAACAAttacagcaacagcagcagcaccaAATGCAACAAGTAAGCTCTCCATTGCAACAGCCACAGGTTGGCTCTCCGCCAATGGTGGGTTCCCCATCAGTGATGGTGATGCAGCATCAGCATATCAGCCCTCAACAACTGAGCCAACAGACTGCAATGAGTCCCCAGCAGTTAAGCTCTGGTGCATTTCAGCCTACTAATAACAGTGGTAATCCAGTGGCTGGACCTGCTAGCCCCCAGTTGAGCTCGCAAACGCATGGGTCTGTTGGTAGCATCACAAGCTCCCCCCATGGATCAGCTTCAAGGTGTAAATAA